The following coding sequences lie in one Vibrio splendidus genomic window:
- the phnE gene encoding phosphonate ABC transporter, permease protein PhnE, translating to MTTASIDKEWQRFTPNERVARFAVYLSLVCAIVWSWQTVEVIPEFLYDAPAQFADMFERMVPVDYAFYPESIHAAMIETLHIATLGTLFTLIFAIPLALLNAPNITPNKALNWVAQFFLVSSRSVNSLVWALLFIALFGPGVLAGIMAIAIRSIGFVGKLLAEAIAEVNMGPIEALRATGASWMSILLKGYWPQVMPAFYSIVLFRWDINVRESAVLGLVGAGGIGVVLNDAQNLFEWQKVSMVLVSIFAVVIVAEAVVIHIRNKLI from the coding sequence ATGACAACTGCATCTATCGATAAAGAGTGGCAGCGCTTTACACCCAACGAACGTGTGGCTCGATTTGCCGTTTACCTTAGCTTAGTGTGTGCGATTGTTTGGTCTTGGCAGACGGTTGAAGTGATTCCTGAGTTCCTATACGACGCGCCAGCGCAGTTTGCTGACATGTTCGAGCGTATGGTGCCAGTGGACTACGCTTTCTATCCTGAATCAATCCACGCAGCGATGATAGAAACACTGCACATTGCGACGTTAGGTACCTTGTTTACCTTGATATTTGCAATTCCGTTGGCGTTGTTGAACGCGCCAAATATCACACCTAATAAAGCGCTGAACTGGGTGGCTCAATTCTTTCTGGTGTCTTCACGTTCTGTGAACTCATTGGTTTGGGCTTTGTTGTTTATCGCACTATTTGGCCCCGGTGTTCTCGCAGGCATTATGGCAATTGCCATTCGCAGTATCGGCTTTGTAGGGAAGCTGTTAGCGGAAGCGATTGCCGAAGTGAACATGGGGCCTATCGAAGCTCTGCGCGCAACCGGCGCTTCTTGGATGAGCATCTTGCTTAAAGGGTATTGGCCACAAGTGATGCCCGCATTCTACTCCATCGTGTTGTTCCGTTGGGACATCAATGTGCGTGAATCTGCGGTATTGGGGTTAGTGGGCGCTGGTGGTATTGGCGTGGTGCTAAACGATGCGCAGAACCTTTTTGAGTGGCAAAAAGTTTCGATGGTATTAGTGAGTATCTTCGCAGTGGTCATCGTTGCAGAAGCCGTAGTGATCCACATCCGTAACAAACTCATATAA
- a CDS encoding HAD-IIB family hydrolase, giving the protein MEHQLGNDWQHINWVLTDVDDTLTWQGSLPPETLIALQKLRDNGFKVVAVTGACAGWCDHIAQLWPVDAVLGENGAFLLEKQDGALQLSSETPLEQVRQNQAKLKQEVEAILLSYPDLSLTLDQSYRLCEVAIDIGQNRKPVDPETVQAVLERIHALGAHATASSIHINAWYGEHSKKNAVHRFLADKGLSLEQIHNEACYVGDSMNDQQMFESLPLTVGVANIKHYWDKLDHHPSKVMSQPGGYGFAEFVDALLAVKS; this is encoded by the coding sequence ATGGAACACCAACTAGGTAATGACTGGCAACACATCAACTGGGTATTAACCGACGTCGATGACACGCTCACTTGGCAAGGTTCACTCCCTCCAGAAACCCTGATTGCGTTACAAAAGCTGAGAGACAATGGATTCAAAGTGGTCGCAGTAACGGGAGCCTGTGCTGGTTGGTGTGACCATATTGCGCAGCTTTGGCCTGTCGATGCCGTGCTTGGAGAGAACGGCGCCTTCTTACTAGAGAAGCAAGATGGTGCATTACAACTCTCATCTGAAACACCGCTAGAACAAGTGCGTCAGAACCAAGCTAAGCTAAAACAAGAAGTTGAAGCGATCTTGTTGAGTTATCCCGACCTATCACTAACTTTGGATCAATCTTACCGCTTGTGTGAGGTCGCGATTGATATCGGCCAAAACCGTAAGCCTGTTGATCCTGAAACTGTTCAAGCGGTACTCGAAAGAATACACGCTTTAGGCGCACACGCGACGGCAAGTTCGATTCATATCAATGCTTGGTATGGCGAACACTCAAAGAAAAACGCAGTACACCGCTTCCTTGCTGATAAAGGCTTATCGCTTGAGCAAATCCACAATGAGGCTTGCTATGTCGGCGATTCAATGAACGATCAACAGATGTTCGAATCACTACCACTCACCGTTGGCGTGGCAAACATTAAGCATTATTGGGATAAGTTAGATCATCATCCAAGTAAGGTGATGTCGCAGCCGGGTGGCTATGGGTTTGCAGAATTTGTGGATGCGCTGCTGGCAGTTAAAAGCTAG
- the phnE gene encoding phosphonate ABC transporter, permease protein PhnE, with amino-acid sequence MAGLTPSSSPSVPSNQSPAKHENPFKTSWTNRAIIAAIVAYLFYSFSTLGLTFDRLVIGFGESERLLSRMFPPDFSRTSLLLSGLAESLQIAIISSFFGIVISLFLGLLAARNMMPSIVSTPIRCFIALCRSFHPVIIAILFVKAVGFGALAGILTLVFASIGFIAKLFAEAIEEISFKPVEAIKATGASFISVILYAVMPQVFTRFIGFASYQLDSNLRNSTMVGIVGAGGLGGTLFSAFQRFDYDFVAAILITIIALILVGEFLSNIVRRIF; translated from the coding sequence ATGGCTGGATTAACCCCAAGTTCATCGCCAAGCGTACCGTCAAACCAGTCGCCAGCGAAGCATGAAAACCCATTCAAAACCTCATGGACTAACCGAGCAATCATCGCTGCGATAGTTGCTTATCTGTTTTACAGTTTCTCGACGTTAGGGCTAACCTTTGATCGTTTGGTCATCGGTTTTGGTGAAAGTGAGCGGTTACTATCAAGAATGTTTCCGCCTGATTTTTCGCGTACTAGCTTACTGCTGAGTGGATTAGCGGAAAGCTTACAAATTGCGATTATCTCAAGCTTCTTTGGCATCGTTATTTCATTGTTTCTGGGCTTGTTAGCTGCGAGAAATATGATGCCTTCAATCGTATCGACGCCAATACGTTGTTTCATCGCACTATGTCGCTCTTTTCACCCGGTGATCATCGCAATCCTATTTGTGAAAGCGGTGGGCTTCGGTGCCCTAGCAGGGATCCTGACTTTGGTCTTCGCATCGATTGGTTTTATTGCCAAGCTTTTTGCAGAAGCGATTGAAGAGATCTCTTTTAAACCGGTTGAAGCGATTAAAGCAACCGGTGCCAGTTTTATCAGTGTCATTTTGTATGCGGTAATGCCTCAAGTATTTACTCGTTTTATTGGCTTTGCTAGCTACCAGCTTGATTCCAATCTACGTAATTCAACCATGGTTGGCATTGTGGGTGCAGGCGGCCTTGGCGGCACGTTATTTTCGGCATTCCAACGTTTTGACTACGACTTTGTCGCCGCTATTTTGATCACCATTATCGCATTGATTCTTGTGGGTGAATTTCTTTCCAACATTGTTAGGAGAATCTTCTAA
- the hpf gene encoding ribosome hibernation-promoting factor, HPF/YfiA family produces MKINVQTHHVSINDESRKDIESKFEKISNHFPSLISCDIIITKEHGQHQVEVFTNYEGVRVTAKSTDDVMYPAIAAALKKLEAGLSNRKGQLKADLHEKPTSTKPEIASDIIQEMKLV; encoded by the coding sequence ATGAAAATAAATGTTCAAACACATCACGTATCAATTAACGACGAGTCACGCAAAGACATCGAAAGTAAATTCGAGAAGATATCGAACCATTTCCCATCACTGATCAGTTGCGACATCATCATTACTAAAGAACACGGTCAACATCAGGTAGAAGTATTCACCAACTACGAAGGTGTACGAGTAACAGCAAAATCTACAGACGATGTTATGTACCCAGCTATCGCTGCAGCACTCAAGAAACTTGAAGCAGGCCTAAGTAACCGTAAGGGACAATTGAAAGCAGACCTACACGAGAAACCAACGAGCACGAAGCCAGAAATCGCTTCGGACATCATCCAAGAGATGAAACTGGTATAA
- the phnC gene encoding phosphonate ABC transporter ATP-binding protein, which yields MAVASYEGIKINNLFHEYVAGKPILKGINIDIDEPGIIAIIGPSGTGKSTLLRCINRLNDPSQGEIIFDGADLTQLKGQALRKQRRHIGMVFQEYNLVERLTVIENVLSGRLGYMTAWNAWRRNYSAQDLAKAFELLEFVGLQDFANQRADSLSGGQRQRVGIARAVMQDPYILLADEPTSSLDPKTAVEIMELMETFAEQKNIPVLVNIHDVNLAKRYAKRIIGMCNGKVHYDGSPEGISEEDLKIIYGGESWLD from the coding sequence ATGGCCGTAGCAAGCTATGAAGGAATAAAGATAAACAACCTTTTCCACGAATATGTGGCAGGCAAGCCAATCCTTAAAGGCATTAATATTGATATCGATGAACCAGGCATCATCGCGATCATTGGTCCATCTGGTACAGGTAAAAGTACACTTCTACGCTGTATCAACCGACTCAACGATCCAAGCCAAGGTGAGATCATATTTGATGGCGCAGACCTGACTCAATTAAAAGGCCAAGCGCTACGTAAACAGCGTCGACACATCGGCATGGTGTTTCAAGAATATAACCTTGTCGAACGTTTAACGGTTATCGAGAACGTGTTGAGTGGCCGTTTGGGTTACATGACCGCTTGGAATGCATGGCGTCGCAACTACTCTGCGCAAGACCTAGCAAAAGCGTTCGAGTTACTTGAATTTGTTGGCCTGCAAGACTTTGCTAACCAACGTGCCGACAGTTTATCGGGCGGCCAAAGACAGCGTGTCGGTATCGCTCGCGCCGTTATGCAAGACCCATATATCTTATTGGCGGATGAACCGACTTCATCACTCGACCCGAAAACCGCGGTTGAGATCATGGAGTTGATGGAGACATTCGCAGAACAGAAAAACATTCCCGTGTTGGTTAACATCCACGATGTGAACTTAGCCAAGCGTTATGCCAAGCGCATCATCGGCATGTGTAACGGTAAAGTGCATTATGACGGTAGCCCTGAAGGGATCTCAGAAGAAGATCTAAAAATCATTTACGGGGGTGAGTCATGGCTGGATTAA
- a CDS encoding DUF3012 domain-containing protein → MKKIALILFLATQLMACTEVGSEAWCTDMKEKPKGDWTANEAGDFAKHCIF, encoded by the coding sequence ATGAAAAAAATCGCGCTAATTCTATTTCTAGCGACTCAACTGATGGCTTGCACAGAAGTGGGCAGTGAAGCTTGGTGTACAGATATGAAAGAAAAGCCGAAAGGCGACTGGACTGCCAATGAAGCCGGTGATTTTGCTAAACATTGTATTTTCTAA
- a CDS encoding YfcC family protein, which produces MTTTVSTSVPTSQAGNTAPIEKEVNHPFLSLVIMVIVAAIATYFIPAGEFERVVMNGRTVIDPDSYTLLASNPTTLASFFESFFKGFKSASGVMGVVVFVGGAFGIIKHMGLLDASVVALTTKLKKQGLYVIAPVIMTAIFFNVTFTGMRELDVIFISLMIPICIKLGYDAITALGVVLLASCAGFAAALANPFFTGIAHTIAELPMYSGMWYRFIVGMFMLLTGAWYVLNYARKVKQDPTKGLLHGTGYHYESSVEAKTLTTREKLAGIAFLGVFAYMIFGTLTMGFGFTEIAGAFVAMAIIPGLVAGLSPNKICEYWTKGVSDVLVAVLIIFFARSVLTIMEDAKIVDSIIFYLAQIISGSSKLVAAAGIYFSQAAINLFIPSGSGQAVITMPIIIPLADIGQVTRQVAALASQLGDGISNYIYPTNGGLLAVLAIAKVPYTKWVRFFLPLFLFWSVGALISVVIAQMIELGPF; this is translated from the coding sequence ATGACGACTACGGTATCTACGTCCGTACCTACATCTCAAGCTGGTAACACAGCTCCGATAGAGAAAGAAGTAAACCACCCGTTTCTCTCTTTGGTTATCATGGTGATTGTTGCTGCAATCGCAACTTACTTCATCCCTGCTGGTGAGTTTGAACGAGTGGTCATGAATGGCCGCACGGTTATCGACCCAGACAGTTACACACTATTAGCCAGTAACCCAACAACATTAGCCTCTTTTTTCGAATCATTTTTTAAAGGCTTCAAATCCGCTTCTGGTGTGATGGGTGTTGTGGTATTTGTGGGTGGTGCTTTCGGCATTATCAAACACATGGGTTTGTTAGACGCATCCGTCGTTGCGCTGACGACTAAGCTAAAGAAGCAAGGCTTGTACGTGATTGCACCTGTGATCATGACTGCGATCTTCTTCAACGTCACCTTCACCGGTATGCGTGAGCTTGATGTTATTTTTATCTCTTTGATGATCCCTATCTGTATCAAACTTGGCTATGACGCGATAACGGCACTTGGTGTTGTTTTACTGGCAAGTTGTGCTGGTTTTGCTGCGGCGTTAGCTAATCCATTCTTCACAGGTATCGCACACACTATTGCTGAACTGCCTATGTATTCAGGCATGTGGTACCGCTTTATTGTTGGCATGTTCATGTTACTAACGGGTGCTTGGTATGTACTTAACTACGCGCGCAAAGTTAAGCAAGATCCAACCAAAGGTTTGTTGCATGGTACGGGGTACCACTACGAATCTAGCGTTGAAGCGAAAACACTGACTACTCGTGAAAAGCTTGCGGGCATCGCGTTCTTGGGCGTATTCGCATACATGATCTTCGGCACGTTGACGATGGGGTTCGGCTTTACCGAGATTGCGGGTGCATTCGTGGCAATGGCGATCATTCCGGGTTTGGTTGCCGGTTTATCTCCGAACAAGATTTGTGAGTATTGGACCAAAGGTGTTAGCGATGTATTGGTGGCAGTGCTGATCATCTTCTTCGCTCGATCAGTGTTAACCATTATGGAAGACGCGAAGATCGTCGATTCTATTATCTTCTATCTCGCACAGATCATTTCTGGTAGCTCTAAACTCGTGGCAGCGGCAGGGATCTACTTCTCGCAGGCTGCGATCAACTTATTCATTCCGTCTGGCAGTGGCCAAGCTGTGATCACTATGCCAATCATCATTCCATTGGCAGATATTGGTCAAGTGACTCGTCAAGTAGCAGCACTGGCTTCTCAACTGGGTGATGGTATTTCTAACTATATTTACCCAACCAATGGTGGCTTGTTAGCGGTATTGGCTATTGCAAAAGTGCCTTACACTAAGTGGGTTCGCTTCTTCTTACCGCTGTTCTTGTTCTGGTCGGTGGGTGCTTTGATTTCAGTTGTGATTGCTCAAATGATTGAGCTAGGGCCTTTCTAA
- the phnD gene encoding phosphate/phosphite/phosphonate ABC transporter substrate-binding protein, whose translation MKISVKGLLIVSSLLLPSMAMASDCSSRGVLDDRYCDENQDLVADSPKNPDEWNDPSTLVFTYTPVEDPALYKDAFADFQAHLSKITGKRVIYYTVHSNSAQVEAMRSGRLHVAGFSTGPTGYAVNLAGYVPIAVKGDESGFQGYNLITIVRKDSGINKMSDLKGKKVAHTSASSNSGNLAPRALFPAKGLVPDEDYKVLYSGKHDQSILGVFNGDYDAAPVASDVYDRMVAAGRVDDSELKIIYRSPRFPTSAFGYAYNLKPELVEKINEAFFSYRFTPEMSASFKGADRFSPISYKEEWDVIRDIAHATGTAYTKTGLKKLAEKDAAKRAKKKAAELAKQANNG comes from the coding sequence ATGAAAATCAGTGTTAAAGGACTGTTAATCGTTAGCTCATTACTACTTCCTTCAATGGCTATGGCAAGCGACTGCTCTAGTCGTGGTGTGTTAGACGATCGATACTGTGATGAAAACCAAGATTTGGTGGCCGATTCACCAAAGAACCCAGATGAGTGGAATGACCCAAGTACGCTTGTGTTTACCTACACGCCAGTAGAAGACCCTGCGTTGTACAAAGATGCGTTTGCGGATTTCCAAGCTCACCTAAGTAAAATTACAGGTAAGCGAGTGATTTACTACACAGTTCACTCGAACTCTGCGCAAGTAGAAGCGATGCGTTCTGGTCGACTGCACGTTGCTGGTTTCTCTACGGGCCCAACAGGCTACGCAGTTAACTTGGCAGGTTACGTTCCAATTGCGGTGAAGGGCGATGAGTCTGGTTTCCAAGGCTACAACCTAATCACGATTGTGCGTAAAGATAGCGGCATTAACAAAATGTCTGATCTGAAAGGCAAAAAGGTTGCACACACTTCTGCATCTTCCAACTCTGGCAACCTAGCTCCACGTGCGTTATTCCCAGCGAAAGGCCTAGTGCCAGATGAAGATTATAAAGTGCTTTACTCAGGTAAGCATGACCAATCGATTCTAGGTGTCTTCAATGGAGATTATGACGCAGCACCTGTGGCATCGGACGTGTACGATCGTATGGTAGCAGCGGGTCGTGTTGACGATTCTGAACTGAAGATCATCTACCGTAGCCCACGTTTCCCAACGTCTGCTTTTGGTTACGCGTACAACTTAAAACCAGAGCTAGTTGAGAAGATCAACGAAGCTTTCTTTAGCTACCGCTTTACACCAGAGATGAGCGCATCATTTAAAGGTGCAGATCGTTTCTCGCCAATCAGCTACAAAGAAGAGTGGGATGTGATTCGTGATATCGCTCATGCGACAGGTACGGCTTACACCAAAACAGGCCTGAAGAAATTGGCTGAAAAAGATGCGGCTAAACGCGCAAAGAAAAAAGCAGCTGAGCTAGCAAAACAAGCAAACAACGGCTAA
- the glgC gene encoding glucose-1-phosphate adenylyltransferase: MQDTLTIVLAGGVGSRLSPLTDNRAKPAVPFGGKYRIIDFTLANCLHSGLRQILVLTQYKSHSLQKHLRDGWSVLNPELGEYITNVPPQMRTGDSWYSGTADAIYQNLYLLSRSEAKHVVVLSGDHIYRMDYAPMLKQHKKNEADLTVACMEVSIDEAKEFGVMEIDKSLEINNFTEKPRYPACVPGRPTRSMASMGIYVFDKEVLTQALLADAEDPNSSHDFGKDIIPKLVGSNSVYAYKFGDEEGRVTQDAYWRDVGTIDSYYQSNMDLLKPASPIDLYQPDWAIRTYDPQLPPARTIASVEGNQGIFINSMIANGVVIEGGSAQNSIFFPKVKVSNAAIVIDSILFEDVEIGRNCHIQNCIIDKNVKVPDGTQIGIDSRADSERFHISKKGVIVVPSSYQFEE; the protein is encoded by the coding sequence ATGCAAGACACTCTAACAATCGTTCTGGCCGGCGGTGTTGGCTCTCGGCTTTCTCCCCTCACCGATAACCGTGCAAAACCTGCGGTGCCCTTTGGTGGCAAATATCGAATCATCGATTTCACACTCGCGAACTGCCTGCATTCTGGGCTTCGCCAAATTTTGGTACTGACTCAGTACAAGTCTCACTCTTTACAAAAACATTTACGTGATGGTTGGTCGGTGCTTAACCCCGAGCTCGGCGAATACATCACCAATGTTCCCCCACAAATGCGAACCGGTGATAGCTGGTATAGCGGTACAGCCGATGCGATTTATCAGAACCTGTATCTGCTTTCTCGTAGTGAAGCTAAGCATGTGGTGGTGTTATCAGGCGACCATATCTATCGCATGGATTACGCGCCAATGCTCAAGCAGCACAAAAAAAACGAGGCCGATTTAACCGTGGCGTGCATGGAGGTTTCGATTGACGAAGCCAAAGAGTTTGGTGTGATGGAGATAGATAAATCTCTCGAGATCAATAATTTTACCGAGAAGCCACGCTACCCTGCATGTGTACCTGGTAGGCCAACTCGAAGCATGGCTTCAATGGGTATTTACGTCTTTGATAAAGAGGTGTTAACACAAGCGCTACTGGCGGATGCCGAAGACCCAAATTCAAGCCACGATTTTGGTAAAGACATCATTCCTAAATTAGTCGGCAGCAACAGTGTTTACGCATACAAGTTTGGTGATGAAGAAGGCCGAGTGACCCAAGATGCGTACTGGAGAGACGTTGGTACTATCGACTCATATTACCAATCGAATATGGACTTGTTGAAACCAGCCTCGCCTATTGATTTATACCAACCGGATTGGGCGATTCGCACCTATGATCCGCAACTGCCGCCAGCACGAACCATCGCTTCGGTAGAAGGTAACCAAGGGATATTCATCAACTCGATGATCGCGAATGGGGTGGTAATTGAAGGCGGTTCAGCGCAAAACTCTATCTTCTTCCCTAAGGTCAAAGTGAGCAACGCCGCGATTGTGATTGATAGTATTCTGTTTGAGGACGTTGAGATTGGGCGAAACTGCCATATTCAGAACTGCATCATCGATAAGAACGTTAAGGTGCCTGATGGAACCCAAATCGGCATTGATAGTAGAGCGGATTCAGAACGATTTCATATATCAAAGAAAGGCGTGATTGTGGTGCCCTCTTCTTACCAATTTGAAGAGTAA